A portion of the Krasilnikovia cinnamomea genome contains these proteins:
- a CDS encoding DUF2530 domain-containing protein, with translation MVPFALAGMAAFAVAGLVLLLNRDWLQAHGHTDWLWISLAGFLLGIPGLLTMLRHDANRRRRRALSHPEFRVTDPG, from the coding sequence ATGGTGCCGTTCGCCCTCGCCGGGATGGCGGCGTTCGCGGTGGCCGGGCTGGTGCTGCTGCTCAACCGCGACTGGTTGCAGGCCCACGGGCACACCGACTGGCTGTGGATCAGCCTCGCCGGTTTCCTGCTCGGGATCCCCGGCCTGCTCACGATGCTGCGACACGACGCGAACCGGCGCCGCCGCCGAGCCCTGAGCCACCCCGAATTCCGCGTGACCGACCCGGGCTAG
- a CDS encoding NCS2 family permease — protein sequence MSANAFDRFFEISARGSTAEREVRGGLVTFFTMAYIVVLNPLILGAGVDGDGAKLPIAALAAGTALVAGVMTLVMGVFARFPLALAAGLGVNALVAYEIAPEMTWADAMGLVVIEGLVIAVLVLTGLRTAVFRAVPTQLKTAIGVGIGLFLMLIGLVDAGLVRRVPDAANSVVPVELGASGRLTSWPELVFVLGVLLTLILFVRRVRGAILIGILATTVLAIVVEAIAQVGPAFVDGQPNPGGWRLNVPKLPETIISTPDLSLLGEFDVLGSWSRAGWLVALMFVFTLLITDFFDTMGSMVAVAQEGDLLDAEGMPPRTREILLVDSIAAAAGGAASVSSNTAYVESASGVAEGARTGVASLVTGGLFLLAMFLAPLVVVVPFEAASTALVVVGFLMLAAVRQIDWTDYEIAVPAFLTITLMPFTYSISNGIGAGAITYVVLKVAVGKARQVHPILYGIAALFVLYFLRGPLEAVLR from the coding sequence GTGTCCGCGAATGCTTTCGACCGGTTCTTCGAGATCTCCGCGCGGGGTTCCACGGCGGAGCGCGAAGTGCGCGGTGGCCTGGTCACCTTCTTCACGATGGCCTACATCGTGGTGCTCAACCCCCTGATTCTCGGTGCCGGGGTGGACGGGGACGGCGCGAAACTGCCGATCGCGGCGCTGGCCGCCGGTACGGCGCTGGTGGCGGGCGTGATGACGCTCGTGATGGGGGTTTTCGCCCGGTTCCCGCTGGCGCTGGCGGCGGGGCTCGGCGTGAACGCGCTGGTGGCGTACGAGATCGCGCCGGAGATGACCTGGGCCGACGCGATGGGCCTGGTGGTCATCGAGGGGCTGGTGATCGCGGTCCTGGTGCTGACCGGCCTGCGTACCGCTGTGTTCCGGGCGGTGCCCACGCAGCTGAAGACCGCGATCGGCGTCGGCATCGGCCTGTTCCTGATGCTGATCGGGCTGGTGGACGCGGGTCTCGTGCGGCGGGTCCCGGACGCGGCGAACTCCGTCGTCCCGGTCGAGCTGGGCGCCAGCGGCCGGCTGACCAGCTGGCCGGAGCTGGTCTTCGTGCTCGGGGTGCTGCTGACCCTGATCCTGTTCGTGCGCCGGGTGCGCGGGGCGATCCTGATCGGCATCCTGGCCACGACGGTGCTGGCGATCGTCGTGGAGGCGATCGCGCAGGTCGGTCCGGCGTTCGTGGACGGGCAGCCGAATCCGGGCGGGTGGCGGCTCAACGTGCCGAAGCTGCCGGAGACGATCATCAGTACGCCGGACCTGTCGCTGCTCGGCGAGTTCGACGTGCTGGGCTCGTGGAGCCGGGCGGGCTGGCTGGTCGCGCTGATGTTCGTCTTCACGCTGCTGATCACTGACTTCTTCGACACGATGGGGTCGATGGTGGCGGTCGCGCAGGAGGGCGATCTGCTGGACGCCGAGGGCATGCCGCCGCGTACCCGGGAGATCCTGCTGGTCGACTCGATCGCCGCGGCGGCGGGCGGCGCGGCGAGCGTGTCCAGCAACACCGCGTACGTGGAGAGCGCGTCCGGCGTGGCAGAGGGTGCCCGGACCGGGGTGGCCAGCCTGGTCACCGGCGGGTTGTTCCTGCTGGCGATGTTCCTGGCCCCGCTGGTGGTCGTGGTGCCGTTCGAGGCGGCGTCGACAGCGCTGGTGGTGGTGGGCTTCCTGATGCTGGCGGCGGTCCGGCAGATCGACTGGACCGACTACGAGATCGCGGTCCCGGCGTTCCTGACGATCACGCTGATGCCGTTCACGTACTCGATCTCCAACGGGATCGGCGCCGGGGCGATCACCTACGTCGTGCTGAAGGTGGCCGTCGGCAAGGCCCGCCAGGTCCACCCGATCCTGTACGGGATCGCTGCGCTGTTCGTCCTGTACTTCCTGCGGGGTCCGTTGGAGGCCGTGCTCCGGTAG
- a CDS encoding MarR family winged helix-turn-helix transcriptional regulator: protein MGRSVAAERETPEQLAKLLREAITRLNRRVRQARPVGDLTFSQLSALTSLQLAGALTPRELADTERVQPPTMTKIVGKLEEQGLVARTPHPTDRRQVILAPTEQGRAVYAQFERARNEWLATQLAELTPDERDTLDRAARILQQVARG from the coding sequence ATGGGGCGGTCTGTGGCGGCGGAGCGGGAGACACCAGAGCAGCTGGCCAAATTGCTGCGCGAGGCGATCACCCGGCTCAACCGGCGCGTCCGCCAGGCCCGTCCGGTCGGTGACCTCACGTTCAGTCAGCTCTCCGCGCTGACCAGCCTCCAGCTGGCCGGTGCGCTGACCCCCCGGGAACTCGCCGACACCGAACGGGTCCAGCCCCCGACGATGACCAAGATCGTCGGGAAGCTGGAGGAGCAGGGACTCGTGGCTCGTACGCCACACCCGACGGATCGCCGTCAGGTCATCCTGGCCCCGACCGAACAGGGTAGGGCGGTGTACGCGCAGTTCGAGCGGGCCCGCAACGAGTGGCTGGCCACCCAGCTGGCCGAGCTCACCCCGGACGAACGCGACACCCTGGACCGCGCCGCGCGGATCCTGCAGCAGGTCGCCCGCGGCTGA
- a CDS encoding MFS transporter, with the protein MRAVLSTTFRSLQVRNYRYFATGQLIKLVGVWMMFTAQDWLVLDLSGDSPGALGVVAALQFLPVLLLTLWGGTLADRYDKRTLLILANAAFAVTAMVFAVLVAAGVVALWHVFLFAALLGVANAIETPVRQAFVSELVELPLLPNALALSAATFNSARIAGPALAGIALATLHTGPVFLIATALSIAPVFSYRRMRTAELYREERARKAGQAGLVDGLRYVRDRPDLMLPIALMAVVGMIGFNFPVTLAALAKINFHAGPSSFGLLSTGLAVGALGGALAGSARRARPSMYVVLGAALAFGLLEFALGFAPTFAVAVLLLVPTGFCSMYLAQAANHRVQMGVDAAYRGRVMALYVLVFLGTTPIGASLSGWWGEHFGVPASIWAAGLVCFVAALGALVWQLGSSGERLRLRVRPRPRLTLVHPASSAEPAPSAESSRTAAAA; encoded by the coding sequence GTGCGGGCAGTGCTGAGCACGACCTTCCGGTCCCTGCAGGTTCGCAACTACCGGTACTTCGCCACCGGGCAGCTGATCAAGCTGGTCGGGGTGTGGATGATGTTCACCGCCCAGGACTGGCTCGTACTGGACCTGTCCGGGGATTCGCCCGGCGCGCTCGGCGTCGTCGCGGCGCTGCAGTTCCTGCCCGTACTGTTGCTCACCCTGTGGGGTGGCACCCTGGCCGACCGGTACGACAAGCGCACGCTGCTGATTCTCGCCAACGCCGCGTTCGCGGTCACCGCGATGGTCTTCGCGGTGCTGGTCGCCGCCGGGGTGGTCGCGCTGTGGCACGTGTTCCTGTTCGCCGCGCTGCTCGGGGTCGCGAACGCCATCGAGACCCCGGTCCGGCAGGCGTTCGTCTCCGAGCTGGTCGAGCTGCCGCTGCTGCCCAACGCGCTCGCCCTGTCCGCGGCCACCTTCAACTCCGCCCGCATCGCGGGCCCGGCGCTGGCCGGGATCGCGCTGGCCACGCTGCACACCGGGCCGGTGTTCCTGATCGCCACCGCGCTGTCGATCGCGCCGGTGTTCAGCTACCGCCGGATGCGCACCGCCGAGCTGTACCGCGAGGAGCGTGCCCGCAAGGCCGGGCAGGCCGGGCTCGTGGACGGCCTGCGGTATGTGCGCGACCGGCCGGATCTGATGCTGCCGATCGCCCTGATGGCCGTGGTCGGCATGATCGGCTTCAACTTCCCGGTCACGCTCGCGGCGCTGGCAAAGATCAACTTCCACGCCGGTCCATCGTCGTTCGGGCTGCTCAGCACCGGGCTCGCCGTGGGCGCGCTCGGCGGGGCCCTCGCGGGCAGCGCCCGGCGGGCCCGACCCAGCATGTACGTCGTGCTCGGCGCCGCGCTCGCCTTCGGCCTGCTGGAGTTCGCCCTCGGCTTCGCGCCCACCTTCGCGGTCGCGGTGCTGCTGCTCGTCCCGACCGGGTTCTGCTCCATGTACCTCGCCCAGGCCGCCAACCACCGGGTCCAGATGGGAGTCGACGCGGCCTACCGGGGCCGGGTCATGGCGCTGTACGTGCTCGTGTTCCTCGGCACCACGCCGATCGGGGCGTCGCTGTCCGGGTGGTGGGGTGAGCATTTCGGGGTGCCCGCCAGCATCTGGGCCGCCGGTCTGGTCTGCTTCGTCGCCGCTCTCGGCGCCCTGGTGTGGCAGTTGGGCTCCAGCGGTGAGCGGCTCCGGCTGCGGGTCCGGCCCCGCCCAAGGCTGACCCTGGTACACCCGGCGTCGTCGGCCGAGCCGGCCCCGTCCGCCGAGAGCTCCCGCACGGCGGCCGCGGCCTGA
- the sepH gene encoding septation protein SepH codes for MRPVRFVALSEDGQALVLADEVGRLLALPLDDRIAGALHADSHPHSPAPIGSAVAVVAAEVTPSLSPRDIQSRIRSGESAEDVARIAGVPVDRVLRYAGPVLQERAMLAQHARRTRLKTSDSGAALAEVVDSRLAQHGIDTEKISWDAYRRDDGTWRIVATWPSGKATAQAMWDLDKSRQMVSPHDDMAQYLCAERPTQILGQDPVPERGHGLPSPARAAEPIRGGHGLPGGPTTETPRPARDPVRGGRDPIRAGRDALLASLDRPLSSGSGRGLEPAAHPEPRRPVSGGAAALLGGGAGSAFDDDADLPKEVPAVPSLAVLRPRRAGGQGTQPAGDADDSKPRKRLPSWDDVLFGGGPAARESS; via the coding sequence ATGCGGCCGGTACGCTTCGTCGCCCTTTCCGAGGACGGTCAGGCCCTGGTGCTCGCCGACGAGGTCGGCCGGCTCCTGGCGCTTCCGCTCGACGACCGGATCGCGGGTGCGCTGCACGCCGACAGCCACCCGCACTCGCCCGCCCCGATCGGGTCGGCGGTCGCGGTGGTCGCCGCCGAGGTGACACCGTCGCTGTCGCCGCGCGACATCCAGTCCCGCATCCGCTCGGGCGAGTCCGCGGAGGACGTCGCCCGGATCGCGGGCGTCCCGGTCGACCGGGTGCTGCGCTACGCGGGCCCGGTGCTGCAGGAGCGGGCCATGCTGGCCCAGCACGCGCGGCGGACCAGGCTCAAGACCTCCGACTCGGGCGCGGCGCTGGCCGAGGTCGTGGACAGCCGGCTGGCCCAGCACGGCATCGACACCGAGAAGATCTCCTGGGACGCGTACCGGCGCGACGACGGCACCTGGCGCATCGTGGCCACCTGGCCGTCCGGCAAGGCGACCGCGCAGGCGATGTGGGATCTCGACAAGAGCCGCCAGATGGTGTCCCCCCACGACGACATGGCGCAGTACCTCTGCGCCGAGCGGCCGACCCAGATCCTCGGCCAGGACCCGGTTCCGGAGCGCGGCCACGGCCTGCCCAGCCCGGCGCGGGCGGCGGAGCCCATCCGGGGCGGCCACGGCCTGCCCGGCGGCCCGACCACCGAGACGCCACGGCCGGCCCGTGACCCCGTGCGCGGCGGGCGCGACCCGATCCGCGCGGGGCGCGACGCCCTGCTGGCCTCGCTGGACCGCCCGCTCAGCAGCGGCTCCGGCCGCGGCCTGGAGCCGGCGGCCCACCCGGAGCCCCGCCGGCCCGTGTCGGGCGGCGCCGCCGCGCTGCTCGGCGGCGGGGCGGGTTCCGCGTTCGACGACGACGCCGACCTGCCGAAAGAGGTCCCGGCGGTGCCGTCCCTGGCGGTGCTGCGTCCGCGACGCGCGGGCGGGCAGGGCACCCAACCGGCCGGCGACGCCGACGACAGCAAGCCGCGCAAGCGCCTGCCGAGCTGGGACGACGTCCTGTTCGGCGGCGGCCCCGCCGCCCGCGAGAGCTCCTGA
- the serC gene encoding phosphoserine transaminase, producing MADGIRIPDELKPVDGRFGSGPSKVRPEGAEALAAVSRTYLGTSHRQRTVKDQVARLRRGVAEFFSAPDGYEVILSNGGTSAFWDTAAFGLVRDKAQFAEFGEFGAKFAKAVADAPFLAEPTVHRAPGGQAAFLRAEAGVDVYASVHNETSTGVAVPVRRVAGADPGALLLTDATSGGGSLDVDVSETDVYYLAPQKALGSDGGIWLALMSPAAIERAFEVKGTGRYIPQFLDLVTAIEQSRLEQTYNTPALATVFLAAEQLDWMNAQGGLAWAAKRSAESAAALYGWADRSDYATPFVTDPALRSNAVATIDFADGVDAAALAKVLRANDIVDTEPYRKLGRNQLRIALYPTVDPSDVEALTTCIDYVVPRL from the coding sequence GTGGCTGACGGCATCCGGATTCCCGACGAGCTCAAGCCGGTGGACGGGCGGTTCGGCTCCGGGCCGAGCAAGGTCCGTCCCGAGGGTGCCGAGGCGCTGGCCGCGGTCTCCCGCACGTACCTGGGCACCTCGCACCGGCAGCGGACCGTCAAGGACCAGGTGGCGCGGCTGCGCCGGGGCGTCGCGGAGTTCTTCTCCGCCCCCGACGGCTACGAGGTGATCCTCTCCAACGGTGGCACCAGCGCGTTCTGGGACACCGCCGCGTTCGGGCTGGTCCGGGACAAGGCCCAGTTCGCGGAGTTCGGCGAGTTCGGCGCCAAGTTCGCCAAGGCGGTCGCGGACGCCCCGTTCCTGGCCGAGCCGACCGTGCACCGCGCTCCGGGCGGCCAGGCGGCGTTCCTGCGCGCCGAGGCGGGCGTCGACGTGTACGCCAGCGTGCACAACGAGACCTCGACCGGCGTGGCCGTCCCGGTGCGCCGGGTGGCCGGGGCCGACCCGGGCGCCCTGCTGCTCACCGACGCCACGTCGGGCGGCGGCAGCCTGGACGTCGACGTGTCCGAGACGGACGTGTACTACCTCGCACCGCAGAAGGCGCTGGGCTCCGACGGCGGCATCTGGCTGGCGCTGATGTCCCCGGCCGCCATCGAGCGGGCGTTCGAGGTCAAGGGCACCGGGCGCTACATCCCGCAGTTCCTGGACCTGGTCACCGCGATCGAGCAGTCCCGGCTGGAGCAGACGTACAACACCCCGGCGCTGGCCACGGTGTTCCTCGCCGCCGAGCAGCTGGACTGGATGAACGCACAGGGCGGCCTGGCCTGGGCGGCCAAGCGCAGCGCCGAGAGCGCCGCCGCCCTGTACGGCTGGGCCGACCGCAGCGACTACGCCACCCCGTTCGTCACGGACCCGGCGCTGCGCTCCAACGCGGTCGCCACGATCGACTTCGCGGACGGGGTGGACGCGGCCGCGCTGGCCAAGGTCCTGCGCGCGAACGACATCGTGGACACCGAGCCGTACCGCAAGCTGGGACGCAACCAACTGCGGATCGCGCTGTACCCCACGGTGGATCCCTCGGACGTGGAGGCACTGACTACCTGCATCGACTACGTCGTGCCACGACTGTGA
- a CDS encoding citrate synthase 2 — protein sequence MSDFKPGLEGVIAFETEIAEPDKAGGALRYRGVDIEDLIGQVSFGNVWALLVDGRFGPGLPPAEPFPVPVHSGDIRVDVQSAVAMLAPYWGLNQLLDIDDEQTRSDLARVSVTALSFVAQAARGLGLPAVPQKDIDKATTIVERFMKRWRGEPDPRHVKAVDAYFISAAEHGLNASTFTARIVASTGADAAACISSGIGALSGPLHGGAPSRVLHMIEAVERSGDAEGYVKGVLDRGERLMGFGHRVYRAEDPRARVLRRTARELGAPRYEVAEALERAALAELQARKPDRVLATNVEFWSAVVLDFAEVPSHMFTSMFTCARVAGWSAHILEQKKLGRIVRPSARYVGPATRKPQDVEGWDAVPHNA from the coding sequence GTGTCCGACTTCAAACCGGGACTGGAAGGCGTCATCGCCTTCGAGACCGAGATCGCCGAACCCGACAAGGCCGGCGGCGCGCTGCGCTACCGGGGCGTCGACATCGAGGATCTCATCGGTCAGGTGTCCTTCGGCAACGTGTGGGCGTTGCTGGTGGACGGGCGGTTCGGTCCCGGGCTGCCGCCCGCCGAGCCGTTCCCGGTTCCGGTGCACTCCGGCGACATCCGCGTCGACGTGCAGTCCGCGGTCGCCATGCTCGCCCCGTACTGGGGGCTCAACCAGCTGCTCGACATCGACGACGAGCAGACCCGTTCCGACCTGGCCCGGGTGTCGGTCACCGCGCTGTCGTTCGTGGCCCAGGCGGCCCGGGGGCTGGGCCTGCCCGCCGTGCCGCAGAAGGACATCGACAAGGCGACGACGATCGTCGAGCGGTTCATGAAGCGCTGGCGCGGCGAGCCGGACCCGCGGCACGTCAAGGCGGTCGACGCGTACTTCATCTCGGCCGCGGAGCACGGGCTCAACGCGTCCACCTTCACGGCCCGCATCGTGGCCTCCACCGGCGCGGACGCCGCCGCCTGCATCTCCTCGGGCATCGGGGCCCTGTCGGGCCCGCTGCACGGCGGCGCGCCCTCCCGGGTGCTGCACATGATCGAGGCCGTCGAGCGCAGCGGCGACGCCGAAGGGTACGTGAAAGGCGTGCTCGACCGCGGCGAGCGGCTGATGGGCTTCGGCCACCGCGTCTACCGCGCCGAGGACCCGCGCGCCCGCGTGCTGCGCCGCACCGCCCGCGAGCTGGGCGCCCCCCGCTACGAGGTGGCCGAGGCCCTGGAACGCGCCGCGCTGGCGGAGCTACAGGCCCGCAAGCCCGACCGGGTGCTGGCCACCAACGTGGAGTTCTGGTCCGCCGTGGTGCTGGACTTCGCCGAGGTGCCGTCGCACATGTTCACCTCCATGTTCACCTGCGCCCGGGTCGCCGGGTGGAGCGCGCACATCCTGGAGCAGAAGAAGCTCGGCCGCATCGTGCGCCCCAGCGCCCGGTACGTGGGCCCCGCGACCCGCAAGCCGCAGGACGTCGAGGGCTGGGACGCGGTACCGCACAACGCCTGA
- the pdxH gene encoding pyridoxamine 5'-phosphate oxidase, with amino-acid sequence MRRDYTERGPLLEADLAADWRVQFGRWFAEAVAGGLPEPNAMVLATASRGGRPSARTVLLKGYDDHGFVLFTNYDSRKGTEVAENPYASLVFPWFPMQRQVIVTGAVERVGRAETDAYFAERPRGSQLGAWASPQSRVVPDRAALEAGLAEARERFGDADPVPAPPHWGGLRVVPETVEFWQGRADRLHDRLRYRRADTAWVVERLAP; translated from the coding sequence ATGCGGCGCGACTACACCGAACGGGGGCCGCTGCTGGAGGCCGACCTGGCGGCGGACTGGCGGGTCCAGTTCGGCCGCTGGTTCGCCGAGGCGGTCGCGGGGGGCCTGCCGGAACCCAACGCCATGGTGCTGGCCACGGCCTCCCGCGGGGGGCGGCCGTCGGCCCGGACGGTGCTGCTCAAGGGGTACGACGACCATGGCTTCGTCCTGTTCACCAACTACGACTCCCGCAAGGGGACCGAGGTCGCCGAGAACCCGTACGCGAGCCTGGTCTTCCCGTGGTTCCCGATGCAGCGGCAGGTGATCGTCACGGGCGCGGTCGAGCGGGTCGGGCGGGCGGAGACCGACGCGTACTTCGCCGAGCGGCCGCGCGGATCGCAGCTCGGCGCCTGGGCCAGCCCGCAGTCGCGGGTGGTGCCGGACCGCGCCGCCCTGGAGGCGGGGCTGGCCGAGGCCCGCGAGCGGTTCGGGGACGCCGATCCGGTGCCCGCACCGCCGCACTGGGGTGGACTGCGGGTGGTGCCGGAGACCGTGGAGTTCTGGCAGGGCCGCGCCGACCGCCTGCACGACCGGCTGCGCTACCGGCGCGCGGACACGGCCTGGGTGGTCGAGCGGCTCGCGCCGTGA
- a CDS encoding MFS transporter, giving the protein MTSELTAKRRRWVIDTRPLAVPAYRRMWVGNGVSFFGYQFTAVAVPVQMFALTNSSGWVGLLGVAALVPLLIFGLWGGAAADVVDRRLLLLASSTLAWLATLGLLAQALLHLDSAWLLLAITAVQSVGFAVSSPARQAIIPRVVPGEMVPAANTLSYTTTTVGGVLGPLAAGLIFGTFATGTGVTVAYAVDVLLFTISFWATWRLPSIPPLAGPDDEPRPTAGLRGIADGLRFLATKQVLLLSFAVDIVAMVFAMPRALFPEVAAERFGGGAAVGWLFSAIALGSVVGGLTSGWIGRIRRQGLALIVAVIGWGLAVALSGLAHDLWLMVLLLAVAGAADLVSAVYRQSILQTYAPDRLRGRLQGVFTVVVAGGPRLGDLRAGATADVAGPTVSWVGGGLLAAGLTVVLALAFPALYRYRPPPGDDGGTR; this is encoded by the coding sequence GTGACGTCGGAGCTTACCGCGAAGCGCCGCCGCTGGGTGATCGACACCCGCCCCCTGGCGGTGCCCGCGTACCGCCGGATGTGGGTGGGCAACGGGGTCTCGTTCTTCGGGTACCAGTTCACCGCGGTGGCCGTGCCGGTGCAGATGTTCGCGCTGACGAACTCGTCGGGCTGGGTGGGGCTGCTGGGCGTGGCCGCACTCGTACCCCTGCTGATCTTCGGGTTGTGGGGCGGGGCCGCGGCCGACGTGGTGGACCGGCGGCTCCTGCTGCTGGCCAGCTCGACGCTGGCCTGGCTGGCCACCCTCGGCCTGCTGGCGCAGGCGCTGCTGCACCTCGACAGCGCCTGGCTGCTGCTGGCGATCACCGCGGTGCAGTCGGTGGGCTTCGCGGTCAGCTCGCCCGCCCGGCAGGCGATCATCCCGCGGGTCGTGCCGGGCGAGATGGTCCCGGCCGCCAACACCCTGTCCTACACCACCACGACGGTGGGCGGGGTGCTGGGCCCGCTGGCCGCGGGCCTGATCTTCGGGACCTTCGCCACGGGTACGGGCGTGACGGTCGCGTACGCGGTCGACGTGCTGCTGTTCACCATCTCCTTCTGGGCGACCTGGCGGCTGCCCTCGATCCCGCCGCTGGCCGGACCGGACGACGAGCCGCGCCCCACGGCCGGGCTGCGCGGGATCGCCGACGGCCTGCGCTTCCTGGCGACCAAGCAGGTGCTGCTGCTCTCGTTCGCGGTCGACATCGTGGCGATGGTGTTCGCGATGCCGCGGGCGTTGTTCCCGGAGGTGGCCGCGGAGCGGTTCGGCGGCGGCGCGGCGGTCGGCTGGTTGTTCAGCGCGATCGCGCTCGGCTCGGTGGTCGGTGGCCTGACCTCCGGCTGGATCGGCCGGATCCGCCGCCAGGGCCTCGCCCTGATCGTGGCCGTGATCGGCTGGGGGCTGGCCGTCGCGCTGTCCGGGCTGGCCCACGACCTGTGGCTGATGGTGCTGCTGCTGGCCGTGGCCGGAGCCGCCGACCTGGTCAGCGCGGTGTACCGGCAGTCGATCCTGCAGACGTACGCCCCGGACCGGCTGCGCGGTCGGCTGCAGGGGGTCTTCACGGTCGTGGTGGCCGGTGGTCCCCGGCTGGGTGACCTCCGCGCGGGCGCGACCGCCGACGTCGCCGGTCCGACCGTGTCCTGGGTGGGCGGTGGTCTGCTGGCAGCGGGCCTGACGGTGGTGCTGGCGCTCGCTTTCCCGGCGTTGTACCGCTACCGCCCGCCACCTGGCGATGACGGTGGGACCCGATAG